The following proteins come from a genomic window of Bactrocera tryoni isolate S06 chromosome 1, CSIRO_BtryS06_freeze2, whole genome shotgun sequence:
- the LOC120781216 gene encoding uncharacterized protein LOC120781216, producing the protein MQPRIQLLLLAVIAVITRESKHANANVLFRFALNFHVKSGESNETDGAINKTLIFENNRVTIKNNLQPEESIEEELTAEPDTTEPHSTTDGPLRSMSDFWMQEQNVTDATEIVDALTQLNREISQVVGRSDYISSKVKLITRYLNILDARAAAAHDANLTNSHYKYDQLRKFIKLADKLKEPPIAASERTLDYMVMKLALDKYRIADLQEKVAKQVTDAEKAWQLYVKTRLVEVDV; encoded by the exons ATGCAGCCACGGATacagttgcttttgttggcgGTTATCGCTGTAATCACCAGGGAATCAAAG CACGCGAACGCCAATGTGCTCTTTCGTTTCGCGCTGAATTTTCATGTGAAATCGGGCGAATCTAACGAAACCGACGGTGCCATTAacaaaactttgatttttgaaaataatcgcGTCACCATTAAAAATAATCTCCAACCGGAAGAGTCGATCGAAGAGGAATTAACTGCAGAACCCGATACAACGGAACCACACAGCACCACCGATGGTCCACTGCGATCTATGTCCGACTTCTGGATGCAAGAACAAAATGTCACCGATGCAACCGAAATTGTAGATGCCTTAACTCAACTCAATCGGGAGATTTCACAAGTTGTTGGACGAAGTGATTACATATCTTCGAAGGTGAAGCTAATTACGCGTTACCTGAATATTTTGGATGCACGAGCAGCTGCAGCACACGATGCGAACCTAACCAACTCACACTACAAGTACGACCAATTGCGAAAGTTCATCAAATTGGCGGACAAATTAAAGGAGCCGCCCATCGCTGCTTCTGAACGCACCCTCGATTATATGGTGATGAAGCTGGCTTTGGACAAGTATCGCATTGCAGACTTGCAAGAGAAGGTAGCGAAACAGGTGACTGACGCTGAAAAAGCTTGGCAACTGTATGTCAAAACGAGACTGGTCGAAGTGGATGTTTAA